Within Campylobacter jejuni, the genomic segment TCAGTAACACTATCAAGCTTTGAGATATCAATACTTAAATACGCTAAAATTAGATTAAAAATAAAAATTATCCCTGCTAATATCAAATCAATTTTCCCTTATCTTTCGTGCCGCTTTCTTGCCTACAAGCATTGTAAGATCTTTAAAATCAGCCTTATATATAGATTCAAAATTTCCATAATACGCTAAAAGTTTTTGTATAACCCCTGAACTAAGTCCTAAATTTGCAAGCTTAGAACTTTTCAAGTCCTGTTTTTTCTTAGTATTTTGATGAAAACTGATAGCAAAACGGTGTGCTTCGTCTCTTAATTTCTGTAAGAATTGTAGTTTTTTATCGTTAATACTTAAGCTAAATTCTCCTTTTAAGGAATGAATTTTATCCCTAGCACCTCCTTTAGCTCTATGTGCTTTTGCATCGATTTTTTCTTTTGAAATAGCTAAAATATCGACATTTGCCCCACTACTTACAATGATTTCTTTAGCCAAATCAAGCAAAGCCTTTCCCCCATCTATAAGCCATAAATCAGGAGGAGGTATTTTATCAAAGTCCAAAGCCCTACGCGTTAAAACTTCACACATTTGATCATAGTCATTTTTATGTTTTAAATGAAATTTTCTATATTTTGACTTATCCCAAGAATTTATTCTATAAGTTACCATAGCTCCAACATTTGCCACGCCTTGCAAATGAGAATTGTCAAAAATTTCTATATCATTTGGTAAATTTTCAAGCTCAAAATAAGACTTTAATTCTTTTTGTATAGTAAAATCATGATTTTTTTGCTCTTTTTCTATATTTAAAAGGGCATTTTGAAAAGCCAAATCACAAATTCTTCTTTTTTCTCCTATTTTAGGAATTTTAATACTGATTTTTTTATCAAACCTTTGGCTTAAAATTTCTTCTAGAAGCACTCTATCTTCAAATTCTTCATAAACATAAATAACATTTGCAAGCAAAGGAATATCCATGCTAAAATTTTCTAAAATCAGTTGCTTATAAATTTCATTTTTATCCCATTGTATATCATTTTTTATAGGAGTAATCTTAGAATTTGCACTGATAATTTTTCCATTTTGCACTACAAAACGCAAGGTTGAAAGCATGGAATTTTCAAAAGCTAAAGCAAATACTTCAAAATCTTCTAATTTTGCAATATCTATTTCAACCTTAACTTCCAAATCTTTAATCATTGCAATCTGATCTCTTACTTTAGCTGCTTCTTCGTAATTTTCATTTTGTGCTAAATGTATCATTTGTTTTTCTAAATTTTTTATTAAAATACTAGGATTTAAAAGTGCGTGCATAGCCTCATCTAAAATTTCAAGGTATTTTTCCTCGCTAATGCGTTTATCGCAAGGTGCAAGACAACGAGAAATTTGATAAAAAATACAAGGGGATTTACAACTTGCTTTTTGCTTTAAAGGATAGTATAAATAAAGCGCATCTAAAAGCTCTCTAGCGCCTTTAAAAAAAGGGCCAAAATATTTAATTTTGCTTTTTTTTACTAATTTTCTAGTGATCTCAAAGCGTGGAAATTCTTCTTCAAAATCCACATAAATATAAGGATAAGTTTTATCATCTCTTAGTAAAATATTATATTTTGGATGCAGTTGTTTGATAAAAGAATTTTCCAAAATCAAAGCATCAGCCTCTGAATTAGTAGTGATAAATTCCAAATGCACTGTTTCTTCAATCATTTTTTGAATTCTTAAAGAATTTCTTGGGTTTGCATGTAAATTTGGAGTAAAAGCGAAATAAGATTTGACACGATTTTTAAGATTTTTAGCCTTGCCTACATACAAAAGCTTTCCTTCTTGATTGAAGTATTGATAAACTCCAGTGCTATTGGGAAGAGTTTTTAACTCATTTTCTAAATTCTCTTTAGTCAAGATTAGAACCTTTTTTTATAAGCTCTCTTAAATCTTCAAATTTCTTAAATAATTTTTCATCTTTAAAGCAATTTTTAAATTTACCCTTAGAAAGCTCCAAATAAGAATTTTTAGAGAGTTTTTCATCATTTTTGTTTTTATTTGCCGCATAAGTGTATTTTTGAGAAAAGATTTTTATATCTTTTATATCAACAAATCCACTTAAAGGATATTTCTGTCCATATGCTTTTATGAGAAATTTAATATAAATTTTGCTATCATCATGATTTAATTCTTGATAAGCTGCTGGATGTAAGGTTATTATATTTAAAATATGATTTTTTACATAAATTTTAGCAATCAAACGTTGCTTAGCAAGCGGAAAAGAACTTAAAAAATCTTTGCAAAAAAATAAGGTTTTTAAAGGCTTATAATGAGGTTTATCCATCAATTCATTAATAACAGCACTAGCGTTTTTAGTCATCTTAATATTATTTCTTTTTCCCATAAGATGATTTTAGCATTTCTTTTCTTAATTTTCTTCTGTGCTTGCGGATATAAAGGCAACCCTCAATACACAAGCTATGAACAAAATGGTTCGGTAAAAACCATTAAAAAATACGAACAATTACATAGGTGGTAAATAATGAAAAAAGCAGATATTTTAGTTTTAGACTTTGGCTCTCAATACACTCAGCTTATAGCAAGAC encodes:
- the uvrC gene encoding excinuclease ABC subunit UvrC; protein product: MTKENLENELKTLPNSTGVYQYFNQEGKLLYVGKAKNLKNRVKSYFAFTPNLHANPRNSLRIQKMIEETVHLEFITTNSEADALILENSFIKQLHPKYNILLRDDKTYPYIYVDFEEEFPRFEITRKLVKKSKIKYFGPFFKGARELLDALYLYYPLKQKASCKSPCIFYQISRCLAPCDKRISEEKYLEILDEAMHALLNPSILIKNLEKQMIHLAQNENYEEAAKVRDQIAMIKDLEVKVEIDIAKLEDFEVFALAFENSMLSTLRFVVQNGKIISANSKITPIKNDIQWDKNEIYKQLILENFSMDIPLLANVIYVYEEFEDRVLLEEILSQRFDKKISIKIPKIGEKRRICDLAFQNALLNIEKEQKNHDFTIQKELKSYFELENLPNDIEIFDNSHLQGVANVGAMVTYRINSWDKSKYRKFHLKHKNDYDQMCEVLTRRALDFDKIPPPDLWLIDGGKALLDLAKEIIVSSGANVDILAISKEKIDAKAHRAKGGARDKIHSLKGEFSLSINDKKLQFLQKLRDEAHRFAISFHQNTKKKQDLKSSKLANLGLSSGVIQKLLAYYGNFESIYKADFKDLTMLVGKKAARKIREN